Proteins encoded by one window of Fundulus heteroclitus isolate FHET01 unplaced genomic scaffold, MU-UCD_Fhet_4.1 scaffold_9.2, whole genome shotgun sequence:
- the plcxd2 gene encoding PI-PLC X domain-containing protein 2 isoform X2: MRTRPAGIGDVNADWMGSLPSKLSAMPLKYLAVPGSHDSFTFWVDVHAPVGPDQKAYVKYLATVFSVLAKKVMVKWSMTQNLTFREQLDAGIRYFDLRVSAKPGEPGNEIYFIHGLFGHKVRDGLLEISSFLGRHKKEVVFLDFNHYYAMDAEHHVYLIRMLQEVFGSKLCSDCAVESVTLNYLWEKKYQVIVFYHHPSAQGIPVMWPGNKIPAPWANTTEPNKLIKFLDTTLKERNKQGSFHVTQAILTPTVNTVAKGLVWGLRDYLVEK; this comes from the exons ATGAGGACAAGACCCGCTGGGATTGGCGATGTCAATGCCGACTGGATGGGTTCCCTTCCCTCCAAACTCAGTGCCATGCCTCTCAAGTACCTCGCCGTACCAG GTTCTCACGACTCCTTCACCTTCTGGGTGGACGTGCATGCTCCCGTGGGCCCTGATCAGAAGGCTTACGTAAAGTATCTGGCCACAGTGTTCAGCGTGCTAGCCAAGAAAGTCATGGTGAAGTGGTCAATGACACAG aacctGACGTTTAGGGAGCAATTAGATGCAGGGATCCGTTACTTTGATCTCAGGGTGTCTGCTAAACCCGGCGAACCTGGAAATGAGATCTATTTCATCCATGGCCTCTTTGGACACAAG GTGAGGGATGGCCTGTTAGAAATCAGCTCCTTCTTAGGCAGACACAAGAAAGAG gtcgtgtttttggacttcAATCACTACTATGCGATGGATGCAGAGCACCACGTGTACCTCATCCGAATGCTCCAGGAGGTGTTTGGCAGTAAGCTGTGCAGCGACTGCGCAGTGGAGAGCGTCACCCTCAACTACCTGTGGGAGAAGAAATACCAG GTCATTGTGTTCTACCATCATCCTTCAGCACAAGGTATCCCTGTAATGTGGCCTGGCAATAAAATCCCCGCTCCTTGGGCAAACACCACTGAGCCCAACAAGCTTATAAAG TTCCTGGACACTACGCTAAAAGAGCGAAACAAACAGGGGTCCTTCCATGTCACCCAGGCCATCCTCACTCCTACGGTCAACACTGTGGCCAAGGGTCTGGTCTGGGGTCTGCGCGATTACCTGGTGGAAAAgtaa
- the plcxd2 gene encoding PI-PLC X domain-containing protein 2 isoform X1, producing the protein MRTRPAGIGDVNADWMGSLPSKLSAMPLKYLAVPGSHDSFTFWVDVHAPVGPDQKAYVKYLATVFSVLAKKVMVKWSMTQNLTFREQLDAGIRYFDLRVSAKPGEPGNEIYFIHGLFGHKVRDGLLEISSFLGRHKKEVVFLDFNHYYAMDAEHHVYLIRMLQEVFGSKLCSDCAVESVTLNYLWEKKYQVIVFYHHPSAQGIPVMWPGNKIPAPWANTTEPNKLIKFLDTTLKERNKQGSFHVTQAILTPTVNTVAKGLVWGLRDYLVEKNLPVIMSWVQTQRPGADGVNIITSDFVELTDFANIVIKLNNLLLSDPERKTR; encoded by the exons ATGAGGACAAGACCCGCTGGGATTGGCGATGTCAATGCCGACTGGATGGGTTCCCTTCCCTCCAAACTCAGTGCCATGCCTCTCAAGTACCTCGCCGTACCAG GTTCTCACGACTCCTTCACCTTCTGGGTGGACGTGCATGCTCCCGTGGGCCCTGATCAGAAGGCTTACGTAAAGTATCTGGCCACAGTGTTCAGCGTGCTAGCCAAGAAAGTCATGGTGAAGTGGTCAATGACACAG aacctGACGTTTAGGGAGCAATTAGATGCAGGGATCCGTTACTTTGATCTCAGGGTGTCTGCTAAACCCGGCGAACCTGGAAATGAGATCTATTTCATCCATGGCCTCTTTGGACACAAG GTGAGGGATGGCCTGTTAGAAATCAGCTCCTTCTTAGGCAGACACAAGAAAGAG gtcgtgtttttggacttcAATCACTACTATGCGATGGATGCAGAGCACCACGTGTACCTCATCCGAATGCTCCAGGAGGTGTTTGGCAGTAAGCTGTGCAGCGACTGCGCAGTGGAGAGCGTCACCCTCAACTACCTGTGGGAGAAGAAATACCAG GTCATTGTGTTCTACCATCATCCTTCAGCACAAGGTATCCCTGTAATGTGGCCTGGCAATAAAATCCCCGCTCCTTGGGCAAACACCACTGAGCCCAACAAGCTTATAAAG TTCCTGGACACTACGCTAAAAGAGCGAAACAAACAGGGGTCCTTCCATGTCACCCAGGCCATCCTCACTCCTACGGTCAACACTGTGGCCAAGGGTCTGGTCTGGGGTCTGCGCGATTACCTGGTGGAAAA AAACCTGCCCGTCATAATGTCTTGGGTTCAGACTCAACGGCCAGGGGCGGACGGAGTCAACATCATCACTTCGGACTTTGTGGAGCTCACCGACTTTGCGAACATTGTGATTAAACTCAACAACCTGCTGCTGTCAGACCCGGAACGCAAAACGAGATGA